In Paenibacillus ihbetae, the following are encoded in one genomic region:
- a CDS encoding flagellar protein FlaG, translating into MQISGEQTRASISSYRRTDNQMPVQNGSDQLEFHVELDSVNRQELNQLVEKYNKALQENGTELKVSIHEKTQSIVVKIVDIHTDEVIKEIPPEKMLDLVYNLCQSLGIFVDEKR; encoded by the coding sequence GTGCAAATTTCTGGGGAACAGACCCGGGCTTCCATTTCTTCTTATAGACGAACGGACAACCAGATGCCTGTACAGAATGGATCCGACCAACTGGAGTTTCACGTTGAACTGGATTCCGTAAATAGACAGGAGTTAAATCAGCTTGTTGAGAAATACAACAAAGCGTTACAAGAGAATGGGACAGAGCTAAAGGTCAGTATACATGAAAAGACACAATCTATTGTTGTTAAAATAGTTGATATCCACACAGATGAGGTAATAAAGGAGATTCCGCCGGAGAAAATGCTTGATCTGGTCTATAATTTATGTCAGAGCCTAGGGATCTTTGTTGATGAAAAACGTTGA
- the fliD gene encoding flagellar filament capping protein FliD, translating into MSNISSLYNPIRYTGLGSGMDIDSIVKSLMDVERLPLQKLTRQRTSLIWQREDYRSMNTALSSFRSAAEKLRLSSGFESSQVTSSNPAAVEVSGSNSAGAGYNSIKVLNLATSASITGQALPIGTKPEDVVGVNGTFEITGPKGTSSPINITSGTSTISSIISDINAQSYMTGVKANYDANTRRIFLTTDTTGAESKISINDNDGALEEIFKLSALSAEGKNAKFEYNDVNGLDNYLESATNNFTLNGLTFTLKAPTSEAVSIMVTKSNNTAVENIKEFVNQYNNIIDKFMGATSTRPDKNYQPLLDEEKEAMKDSQIEKWESKARQGSLYNDSILKGALDDFRKAFREPVTVGQKSDGSDDKRLLSSIGITVMMDPKQNGKLQIDEEKLKSALASDPEAVKNIFMKLPSESAKADPQKRFEGMGFAERLYESINNQISKINKKIGFGSAESIDDSVLGEQLKQLNARAITLQDRITMIENRYYKKFTAMETALQSLNNKGSWISSQLSSL; encoded by the coding sequence GTGAGTAACATATCATCGTTGTATAATCCAATTAGATACACGGGTCTTGGATCTGGAATGGATATTGATAGTATTGTCAAAAGTCTAATGGATGTTGAACGACTGCCGCTACAAAAGCTTACCCGACAAAGAACCAGTTTAATATGGCAGAGGGAAGATTATAGAAGTATGAATACCGCCCTTTCCTCGTTTCGTAGTGCTGCAGAAAAATTAAGATTGAGCAGTGGATTTGAGAGTAGTCAAGTAACTTCTAGTAACCCAGCGGCTGTAGAAGTTAGTGGATCAAATAGTGCAGGAGCGGGATATAACTCAATAAAAGTACTGAATCTCGCAACCTCGGCCTCTATAACAGGACAGGCACTCCCTATTGGTACGAAACCGGAAGATGTTGTAGGTGTAAATGGGACTTTCGAAATTACGGGGCCTAAGGGTACATCCTCTCCAATTAATATTACTTCAGGGACATCAACGATTTCTTCCATTATTTCCGACATTAATGCGCAATCATATATGACGGGTGTCAAAGCGAATTATGATGCAAATACTAGACGGATCTTTTTGACAACGGATACGACTGGGGCGGAATCTAAAATCTCAATTAATGATAACGATGGTGCATTAGAAGAGATCTTTAAATTATCTGCTTTGTCGGCGGAAGGGAAAAATGCGAAATTTGAATACAACGATGTAAATGGACTAGATAATTATCTTGAGAGTGCCACTAATAATTTTACTCTTAATGGTCTAACATTCACTTTAAAGGCCCCCACCTCCGAGGCTGTTTCGATCATGGTTACTAAATCGAATAATACCGCTGTGGAAAATATCAAGGAGTTTGTTAATCAATATAATAATATTATTGACAAGTTTATGGGCGCCACTTCTACTCGTCCTGATAAAAATTATCAGCCTCTTCTTGATGAAGAGAAGGAGGCAATGAAGGATTCCCAAATTGAGAAATGGGAATCGAAGGCTCGGCAAGGATCGCTATATAACGATTCAATTTTAAAAGGGGCGTTAGACGATTTCCGTAAGGCGTTCCGAGAGCCAGTCACGGTTGGCCAAAAATCAGATGGGTCTGACGATAAGAGGCTACTGAGCTCGATTGGTATTACTGTAATGATGGATCCTAAGCAGAACGGAAAGCTACAAATTGACGAGGAGAAGCTAAAAAGTGCATTAGCTTCGGACCCGGAAGCAGTAAAGAACATTTTTATGAAACTTCCTAGCGAATCAGCTAAAGCCGATCCTCAAAAGAGATTTGAGGGAATGGGATTTGCAGAACGACTTTATGAGTCCATAAATAATCAAATTAGTAAGATAAACAAAAAAATTGGTTTTGGTTCTGCTGAGTCCATTGATGACAGCGTACTTGGAGAGCAGTTAAAACAATTAAATGCCAGAGCTATAACTTTACAAGATCGAATTACTATGATAGAAAATCGGTATTATAAAAAGTTTACGGCTATGGAAACCGCGTTGCAATCTTTAAATAATAAAGGGTCATGGATTTCTTCTCAACTTAGCTCCCTATAA